In Acidimicrobiia bacterium, a genomic segment contains:
- a CDS encoding HU family DNA-binding protein — MSGGRHMNKGELIDKVAKEADITKVAAKAAVDTVFGEITASMKKGDRVQIAGFGSFFSDKRPGRKGLNPATGESIRIKTKFVPKFKAGTAVKEEVAKRRK, encoded by the coding sequence ATGTCTGGAGGCAGACACATGAACAAAGGTGAGTTGATCGACAAGGTGGCCAAAGAGGCAGATATCACGAAGGTCGCCGCCAAGGCGGCGGTCGACACGGTCTTCGGTGAGATCACCGCTTCGATGAAGAAGGGTGATCGCGTCCAGATCGCCGGTTTCGGAAGTTTCTTCTCGGACAAACGTCCGGGACGCAAAGGCCTCAACCCGGCAACGGGCGAGTCGATCCGCATCAAGACCAAGTTCGTTCCGAAGTTCAAGGCCGGCACCGCGGTCAAAGAAGAGGTGGCCAAGCGCCGCAAGTAG
- a CDS encoding SCP2 sterol-binding domain-containing protein codes for MAVKFLTEDWVAALNAALNAHDGFKSAAAGISLAFQFNVTDVPEGAVENYYLKIDNGAPTASSGEVEGSDVGITSNYETSAEIAKGELNTQTAFMTGKLKVTGNLAKLMMHQNVIQQWGAATAAMEVEY; via the coding sequence ATGGCCGTCAAGTTCCTCACTGAAGACTGGGTCGCCGCCCTCAACGCAGCCCTCAATGCCCACGATGGGTTCAAGAGCGCCGCCGCCGGCATCAGTCTTGCTTTCCAGTTCAATGTGACCGACGTGCCCGAAGGCGCCGTCGAGAACTACTACCTCAAGATCGACAACGGCGCACCCACAGCCAGTTCGGGCGAGGTCGAAGGCTCCGACGTTGGCATCACGAGCAACTACGAGACCTCCGCCGAAATCGCCAAAGGCGAGCTGAACACGCAGACGGCGTTTATGACCGGCAAGCTCAAAGTCACCGGCAACCTGGCCAAGCTCATGATGCACCAGAACGTCATCCAGCAGTGGGGCGCAGCCACCGCCGCCATGGAAGTCGAGTATTAA
- a CDS encoding pilus assembly protein TadG-related protein, producing the protein MHSLARATQDDRGATAILVAASMVVLVGFAALVIDIGAGLNERRQDQTAADVAVMAGALELAGTEDDIIAQVKDIANKNVRATISNADWLACTNPLMDSYGPDFSALTDSSGNSYPCISAANNGYLQVKIPVQTIDTTFGRILGINQLTTDAFAIADVAPTEGGGILPFGLTSESTAGLQCLRTGPPGNVVPPCDTAPPQTGNFFIVDSPLFGNDEMGIDDIGTTRRCSGLNQSRYSTNLALGLDHFVEIHGTNPLRPDECDEILPPNQLWVQPGDGFAIEPGLISNSTYAGLPSRLQQGTNPKRSIRDGAVSLNLDNRPLWDYLRGGGSECNASKFNASNTALQKQANMSTCLQSGNPTFDSTIKYSPRLVQVPRFEEATWPTGTGLRTILTFEGVFLHGLYFNCDGTTCGVEFYPGEDVTELCEGAGPFNCKTISVTQVTSFLIPAANIPAGTFPNNGPSGSLNVAEAKLWR; encoded by the coding sequence ATGCACTCCCTAGCTCGTGCAACTCAAGACGATCGAGGCGCCACAGCCATTCTTGTCGCGGCTTCGATGGTGGTTCTGGTGGGCTTTGCCGCTCTCGTAATTGACATCGGGGCCGGCCTCAACGAGCGCCGCCAGGATCAGACCGCAGCTGATGTTGCAGTGATGGCAGGTGCCCTCGAACTGGCCGGGACCGAGGACGACATCATCGCCCAGGTCAAGGACATCGCCAACAAGAACGTAAGGGCAACTATCAGCAATGCCGACTGGCTTGCATGCACCAATCCGCTCATGGACAGCTACGGGCCGGACTTCTCTGCACTCACGGATTCCTCCGGTAACTCCTACCCATGCATTTCGGCCGCCAACAACGGGTATCTGCAGGTGAAGATCCCCGTGCAGACGATCGACACGACGTTCGGTCGAATACTGGGCATCAATCAACTCACAACGGATGCTTTCGCCATCGCCGACGTTGCTCCAACCGAAGGGGGGGGAATTCTTCCGTTCGGCCTAACCAGCGAATCGACCGCCGGACTGCAATGTCTGCGGACCGGGCCTCCGGGAAACGTAGTGCCGCCCTGCGACACTGCACCTCCTCAAACTGGTAACTTTTTCATAGTCGATAGCCCGCTTTTCGGAAACGACGAGATGGGCATCGACGACATAGGCACGACTCGCCGCTGCTCCGGTCTTAATCAAAGCCGCTACTCCACCAACCTAGCGCTTGGACTCGATCACTTCGTAGAGATCCATGGGACTAACCCACTTCGACCCGACGAATGCGATGAGATCCTTCCCCCGAATCAACTCTGGGTTCAACCAGGTGACGGCTTTGCTATCGAGCCCGGGCTCATCAGCAACAGCACATACGCTGGACTCCCATCGCGGCTCCAGCAAGGCACGAATCCCAAGAGAAGTATCCGGGACGGTGCCGTAAGCCTGAATCTCGACAATCGGCCGCTGTGGGATTACCTAAGGGGGGGCGGTTCCGAGTGCAATGCCAGCAAGTTCAATGCCTCAAATACTGCGCTTCAGAAACAAGCGAACATGTCAACCTGCCTTCAAAGCGGCAATCCCACGTTTGATTCCACTATCAAGTACTCACCTCGTCTAGTGCAGGTTCCGAGATTCGAGGAAGCGACGTGGCCAACCGGAACAGGACTCCGAACCATCCTCACGTTCGAGGGTGTTTTCTTGCATGGGCTGTACTTCAACTGCGACGGCACCACTTGTGGGGTGGAATTCTATCCGGGTGAAGATGTGACCGAATTGTGCGAAGGGGCAGGCCCGTTCAACTGCAAGACAATAAGTGTCACGCAGGTCACAAGTTTCTTGATACCAGCGGCCAACATCCCTGCCGGGACATTTCCAAACAACGGGCCGAGCGGAAGCCTCAATGTGGCGGAAGCGAAGCTCTGGCGCTAA
- a CDS encoding pilus assembly protein → MIGWFNRRLRKDREDGAALVEFAIVLPFLMLLLMGMIEFGWAFGNNLDVRHGAREAARLAAVNFGSVAAMGASTCDSMDFSDGQVITFSLLGTAEVGQLARVSVVLSPYTSLSGFLDWAMPAALSTTVEIRLEQKATWASGGTYTCTP, encoded by the coding sequence ATGATCGGTTGGTTCAACAGACGCCTGAGGAAAGACCGTGAAGACGGTGCCGCCTTGGTGGAATTCGCAATAGTCCTCCCATTTCTCATGCTGCTGCTGATGGGAATGATTGAGTTTGGCTGGGCATTCGGCAACAACCTCGATGTCCGCCACGGGGCCCGAGAGGCAGCGCGCCTGGCAGCGGTCAACTTCGGCAGCGTCGCGGCGATGGGAGCATCGACGTGCGACTCGATGGACTTCTCGGACGGTCAGGTCATCACTTTCAGCCTGCTTGGAACCGCCGAAGTCGGACAACTCGCCCGTGTCTCTGTCGTGCTCTCTCCCTATACCTCCCTCTCAGGATTCCTCGATTGGGCGATGCCGGCTGCCTTATCAACCACGGTGGAGATCCGCCTTGAACAGAAGGCGACCTGGGCGTCTGGAGGAACGTACACATGCACTCCCTAG
- a CDS encoding succinate dehydrogenase/fumarate reductase iron-sulfur subunit yields MDVTLKVWRQDGPEAPGRFETYEATDISDHMSFLEMCDIVNEKLVERGIEPFSIDSDCREGICGMCGIMINGHPHGDQLGTATCQLHMRKFKDGDEIVLEPWKATGFPVIRDLVVDRSSFDRIIEAGGYITVPTGSAPDANMVPVPKAVADIAFDAAACIGCGACVAACPNSAAQLFTSAKLAQLNMVPQGQPERYDRVVSMVDTMEEFFGSCTNHGECEAACPKSITIDFIAMMNKDYIKAKFKNRRLLGQKA; encoded by the coding sequence ATGGACGTCACACTCAAAGTTTGGCGCCAGGACGGCCCAGAGGCGCCGGGACGATTCGAAACCTACGAAGCAACCGACATCAGCGATCACATGTCGTTCCTCGAGATGTGCGACATCGTCAACGAGAAGCTCGTTGAGAGGGGCATTGAACCGTTCTCGATCGACTCTGACTGCCGCGAAGGAATATGCGGCATGTGCGGAATCATGATCAACGGTCACCCGCACGGTGATCAGCTGGGGACGGCCACGTGTCAGCTGCACATGCGGAAGTTCAAGGACGGCGACGAGATCGTCCTCGAACCGTGGAAGGCCACCGGCTTCCCGGTCATTCGCGACCTGGTCGTGGATCGCAGTTCATTCGACCGGATCATCGAAGCCGGCGGCTACATCACGGTACCGACCGGATCGGCCCCGGACGCCAACATGGTCCCGGTACCGAAAGCGGTAGCCGACATCGCCTTCGACGCGGCGGCCTGCATCGGCTGTGGCGCCTGCGTGGCGGCCTGCCCGAACAGCGCCGCCCAGTTGTTCACCTCGGCCAAGCTGGCCCAACTGAACATGGTCCCGCAAGGTCAGCCGGAACGCTACGACCGCGTCGTGAGCATGGTGGACACGATGGAGGAGTTCTTCGGCTCCTGCACGAACCACGGAGAGTGCGAAGCAGCCTGCCCGAAGTCGATCACGATCGACTTCATCGCCATGATGAACAAGGACTACATCAAAGCGAAGTTCAAGAACCGGCGCTTGCTCGGCCAGAAGGCATAG
- a CDS encoding fumarate reductase/succinate dehydrogenase flavoprotein subunit translates to MSNIVLDAKVPEGPLEEKWSNARFDLKLVNPANKRKYEVVIIGSGLAGASAAATLGELGYNVTMITYHDSPRRAHSIAAQGGINAAKNYHNDGDSVFRLFYDTIKGGDYRSREANVYRLAEVSNEIIDQTAAQGVPYGREYGGLLDNRSFGGAQVSRTFYSRGATGQQLLLGAYQAMARQIELGKVKLYNRMEMLDVVVHEGKAVGVVARDLVTGEIRSFSGHAVVLATGGYANAYYLSTMAMMCNGTAVWRAHKHGALFANPSFTQIHPTAIPASEEFQSKLTLMSESLRNDGRIWVPKDKNEARSPDQIPEADRDYFLERRYPAFGNLVPRDVASRAAKVMFDEGYGVGPLKNGVYLDFAEAIGRLGKDVIEQRYGNLFEMYERITDENPYKVPMRIYPAPHYTMGGLWVDYNLMTTIPGLYAIGEANFSDHGGNRLGASALMQGLADGYFVLPNTIGDYLSDQLGTDPVPTDHAAFKAGEKAVKDQIDELIAINGTRSPDYFHRELGKVMIAEVGMARNEEGLKRAIAEIRRLRAEFHKDVKVTGTNESFNQTLEKAGRVADFLELAELMAIDALNRRESCGGHFREESRTPEGEALRDDENYAYVAAWEFNGVGEEPTLHKEQLVFENVELAQRSYK, encoded by the coding sequence ATGAGCAATATCGTTCTCGACGCAAAGGTCCCCGAGGGGCCGCTCGAAGAGAAATGGTCGAATGCCCGCTTCGATTTGAAGCTGGTCAACCCGGCCAACAAACGCAAGTACGAAGTAGTGATCATCGGCTCCGGCCTGGCCGGAGCCAGCGCCGCAGCCACGCTCGGCGAACTCGGCTACAACGTGACGATGATCACGTACCACGACTCGCCCCGGCGAGCCCACTCGATCGCCGCCCAGGGTGGGATCAACGCCGCCAAGAACTACCACAACGACGGGGATTCAGTCTTCCGCCTCTTCTACGACACGATCAAGGGTGGTGACTACCGCTCCCGTGAGGCCAATGTGTACCGCCTGGCGGAGGTCTCAAACGAGATCATCGACCAGACGGCGGCGCAGGGCGTTCCCTACGGACGTGAGTACGGAGGACTGCTGGACAACCGGTCATTCGGTGGTGCGCAGGTCTCACGCACGTTCTACAGCCGGGGGGCCACCGGTCAGCAACTGCTGCTTGGCGCCTACCAGGCGATGGCCCGCCAGATCGAGTTGGGCAAGGTCAAGCTCTACAACCGGATGGAGATGCTCGACGTCGTTGTCCACGAGGGCAAAGCGGTCGGTGTGGTCGCTCGAGATCTGGTGACGGGCGAGATCCGTTCGTTCTCCGGGCACGCGGTCGTGCTGGCGACCGGTGGCTACGCCAATGCTTACTACCTGTCGACGATGGCGATGATGTGCAACGGCACCGCCGTGTGGCGTGCTCACAAGCACGGGGCGTTGTTCGCCAACCCGTCGTTCACCCAGATCCATCCGACGGCGATCCCGGCTTCGGAGGAGTTCCAATCGAAGCTGACCCTCATGTCGGAGTCGCTGCGCAACGACGGACGCATCTGGGTACCGAAAGACAAGAACGAGGCCCGCTCCCCCGATCAGATCCCCGAAGCCGACCGCGACTACTTCCTCGAGCGCCGCTATCCCGCCTTCGGCAACCTCGTCCCGCGCGACGTGGCCAGCCGGGCGGCCAAGGTCATGTTCGACGAGGGCTACGGAGTTGGACCACTCAAGAACGGCGTCTACCTCGACTTCGCAGAAGCGATCGGTCGCCTCGGCAAGGATGTCATCGAGCAACGCTACGGCAATCTCTTTGAGATGTATGAGCGCATCACAGACGAGAACCCGTACAAGGTGCCGATGCGGATCTACCCGGCCCCCCATTACACGATGGGGGGGTTGTGGGTGGACTACAACCTGATGACGACGATTCCGGGACTCTATGCAATCGGCGAAGCAAACTTCTCCGACCACGGCGGCAACCGCCTGGGTGCTTCCGCCCTGATGCAGGGTTTGGCGGACGGATACTTCGTGTTGCCCAACACGATCGGCGACTATCTGTCCGACCAGTTGGGTACCGATCCGGTTCCGACCGACCACGCCGCTTTCAAGGCCGGCGAGAAGGCGGTCAAGGATCAGATCGATGAGTTGATCGCCATCAACGGCACTAGATCACCCGACTACTTCCATCGGGAGCTGGGCAAGGTGATGATTGCCGAAGTCGGCATGGCCAGGAACGAGGAGGGCTTGAAGAGAGCCATCGCCGAGATCCGGAGGCTCCGGGCGGAGTTTCACAAGGACGTCAAGGTCACCGGCACCAACGAGTCGTTCAATCAGACACTCGAAAAGGCCGGCCGGGTCGCCGACTTCCTGGAACTCGCCGAGCTGATGGCGATCGACGCCCTCAATCGTCGTGAGTCTTGCGGTGGCCACTTCCGGGAGGAGAGCCGGACCCCGGAGGGCGAGGCGCTGCGTGACGATGAGAACTACGCCTATGTAGCGGCGTGGGAGTTCAACGGGGTTGGCGAAGAACCAACCTTGCACAAGGAGCAGCTCGTGTTCGAAAACGTTGAGCTGGCGCAAAGGAGCTACAAGTAA
- a CDS encoding succinate dehydrogenase cytochrome b subunit produces the protein MTATGTPTKKGPRPFLVEFYSSAVGKKWVMAVTGIIILGYVFVHMFGNLKIYLGADDLGVYAIDHYGEWLRELGEPLLPKTAFLWIFRAVMTVSIVLHIHAAYALTIINRKARPQKYQAPREYLVANYASRTMRWSGVIILAFILFHLADLTIGSTNPDFITGEIRHNMLASFTQPAVAIFYIVANILVGVHIFHGAWSLFQSLGWNNPRFNPWRKWFAAAFAGVVIIGNVSFPLSIWAGWVG, from the coding sequence GTGACTGCGACCGGCACGCCGACCAAGAAGGGGCCGCGTCCCTTCCTGGTTGAGTTCTACAGCTCGGCCGTCGGCAAGAAGTGGGTCATGGCCGTCACGGGGATCATCATCCTCGGGTACGTCTTCGTTCACATGTTCGGGAACTTGAAGATCTACCTCGGAGCAGATGATCTGGGCGTGTACGCCATCGACCATTACGGCGAGTGGCTCAGAGAACTCGGAGAACCATTGCTGCCGAAGACCGCATTCCTGTGGATCTTCCGGGCGGTGATGACGGTCTCGATCGTTCTCCACATCCATGCCGCCTACGCACTGACGATCATCAATCGAAAAGCACGACCACAGAAGTACCAGGCGCCCCGCGAGTATCTCGTGGCGAACTACGCGTCTCGAACGATGCGCTGGTCGGGCGTCATCATCCTGGCGTTCATCCTCTTCCACCTCGCCGATCTCACGATCGGCTCGACCAACCCCGATTTCATCACCGGAGAGATCCGCCACAACATGCTGGCAAGCTTCACGCAACCGGCAGTGGCGATCTTCTACATCGTCGCCAACATCCTGGTCGGCGTCCACATCTTCCACGGCGCCTGGAGTTTGTTCCAGAGCCTCGGGTGGAACAATCCGCGGTTCAATCCGTGGCGGAAATGGTTCGCGGCGGCGTTCGCCGGAGTCGTAATCATCGGGAACGTGAGCTTCCCGCTTTCGATCTGGGCCGGCTGGGTCGGTTAG
- a CDS encoding WhiB family transcriptional regulator — protein sequence MLQRTLIEALAVDDLAWQDFSSCRGADADLFFPERGASTRKAKSICMACEVRVECLEFAIVSGEKFGIWGGLSERERRKIRKERSIAARRREAV from the coding sequence TTGTTGCAACGCACACTTATTGAAGCACTCGCGGTCGACGATCTCGCCTGGCAGGACTTCTCCAGTTGCCGCGGTGCCGATGCCGATCTGTTCTTTCCAGAACGCGGCGCATCGACGCGCAAAGCGAAATCCATATGCATGGCCTGCGAAGTCCGGGTTGAATGCCTGGAGTTCGCCATTGTGAGCGGGGAGAAGTTCGGGATCTGGGGCGGTCTGTCGGAGCGTGAGCGGCGGAAGATCCGTAAAGAACGCTCGATAGCAGCCCGCCGTCGCGAAGCGGTCTAG
- the tatA gene encoding twin-arginine translocase TatA/TatE family subunit, whose amino-acid sequence MFGLKPTELLIILAIVLLLFGARKLPDLARSLGASAKEFRKGLEAGVDENSPEEHTDT is encoded by the coding sequence ATGTTTGGACTCAAGCCAACCGAGTTACTCATAATCTTGGCGATCGTCCTGCTCCTCTTCGGGGCTCGGAAGCTCCCCGACCTTGCCCGTTCGCTCGGTGCGTCGGCAAAGGAGTTCAGGAAGGGCCTCGAGGCGGGTGTCGATGAGAACTCGCCTGAAGAACACACTGATACCTAG
- a CDS encoding sigma-70 family RNA polymerase sigma factor, which yields MPEDVPLSWEEVARTHGRKIYNFAYRLTGNPDDAADLAQEVLLRVRRGLAGYQPGSFEGWLWRITRNAFLDDVRRKNRRPISALPDELDRFAAISTPSPDDVLASLRLGDDMQKALLGLPYDFREAVVMCDVIGLSYDEIALASAVPVGTVRSRIHRGRKMLREALG from the coding sequence GTGCCTGAAGACGTTCCTCTCAGCTGGGAAGAGGTGGCCCGGACTCATGGCCGGAAGATCTACAACTTCGCATATCGGCTCACCGGAAACCCGGATGATGCTGCCGATCTCGCTCAGGAAGTGCTTCTGCGCGTCAGACGCGGACTTGCCGGCTATCAGCCCGGATCCTTCGAGGGCTGGCTCTGGCGTATCACCCGCAACGCTTTCCTCGATGACGTTCGCCGCAAGAACCGGCGCCCAATCTCGGCTCTGCCGGACGAACTCGATCGTTTCGCGGCAATCAGCACACCGTCGCCCGACGACGTGCTCGCCTCCCTTCGCCTTGGGGATGATATGCAGAAGGCCTTGCTCGGTCTGCCGTACGACTTCCGGGAGGCCGTCGTGATGTGTGATGTAATCGGCCTCTCGTACGATGAGATCGCCCTCGCCTCCGCCGTGCCGGTCGGCACGGTGCGCAGCCGGATTCACAGGGGCCGGAAGATGCTGAGGGAGGCTCTGGGATGA
- a CDS encoding zf-HC2 domain-containing protein, which translates to MTHLGELLSAYLDGEVTESERNLVTSHIGDCATCQTELADLHLARSALRSLPVLDLPAGLLNGGDVDVVIPLVRRPRVWMAAAAATVAVFVGVATFVTPEPTVPITFNEISLEHNNRSQLDPLLTPGKAVPAVSLPIGGAE; encoded by the coding sequence ATGACCCATCTAGGCGAACTCCTCTCCGCCTACCTCGACGGTGAAGTCACGGAAAGCGAGCGAAATCTCGTCACGTCGCATATCGGCGATTGCGCCACCTGCCAGACGGAACTCGCCGACCTCCACCTGGCGCGATCGGCACTCCGTTCGTTGCCGGTACTCGATCTCCCCGCCGGACTCCTCAACGGCGGTGACGTTGACGTGGTGATTCCATTGGTTCGGCGGCCGCGGGTATGGATGGCGGCGGCAGCGGCCACCGTTGCGGTCTTCGTTGGTGTCGCCACCTTCGTGACGCCGGAACCGACGGTGCCGATCACCTTCAATGAGATCAGCCTCGAGCACAACAACCGGTCGCAACTCGATCCGCTGCTGACACCCGGCAAGGCCGTTCCGGCTGTTTCCCTGCCGATCGGAGGCGCCGAATGA
- a CDS encoding redoxin domain-containing protein: MPISIGDAAPDFTLKDQDGNEVSLGDLKGRKSLIVFIPFPFTGNCEGELCDIRDNLHQLERFDANVISITCDTRPANKAWSDSQNFTFPILSDFWPHGATAQAFGCFNETTGSAWRATYVLDADGIVRDIIATDSLTVRRSVADYPKALEAIDG; this comes from the coding sequence ATGCCAATCTCCATCGGCGATGCTGCCCCGGATTTCACGCTCAAGGATCAGGACGGTAACGAGGTCTCGCTCGGCGACCTCAAGGGCCGCAAGTCGCTGATCGTCTTCATTCCGTTCCCGTTCACCGGCAACTGCGAAGGCGAGTTGTGCGACATCCGCGACAACCTGCACCAACTCGAGCGTTTCGACGCCAATGTAATCTCGATCACGTGCGACACCCGTCCTGCCAACAAGGCGTGGTCGGATTCTCAGAACTTCACGTTCCCGATCCTCTCGGATTTCTGGCCACACGGCGCCACCGCCCAGGCGTTTGGGTGTTTCAATGAGACGACAGGTAGCGCCTGGCGGGCTACTTATGTCCTCGACGCAGACGGAATCGTGCGCGACATCATCGCCACGGACTCTTTGACCGTCCGGCGCTCGGTGGCCGATTACCCGAAGGCTCTGGAAGCGATCGACGGCTGA
- a CDS encoding zinc-dependent metalloprotease, translating into MSEDLFSQLFELFNQPGPINWRLAREVANHLTGEPEPIDPWLADEYQQLTRLAQLQIAESTPLEVRSALSGSPVDRVSWATENLRSFRYLVEPLAEKLDTSSGGGPLDAILKPLGPALLGMQMGVMVGFLSHRVLGQFDIGLPTADVQDVYYVVPNIEAFARDNGLEPQNVRLWVAMHEVTHQAEFSVPWVRQHFFDLVERYVGSIEVDMSGITDRLQQMQDPSQLEKMMEDPTGLAGLLSTEAQLPALEDAQALMAMLEGYGDYIMDRAATKLLPDLDRLRAAMDARRSEPAHGEQGLNKLLGLELKQEQYRLGARFCAEVERRWGDDALHQVWESPDHLPTLAELEDPVGWAARVLLEDGI; encoded by the coding sequence GTGAGCGAAGACCTCTTCTCGCAGCTCTTCGAGCTCTTCAACCAACCCGGCCCCATCAATTGGCGCCTGGCCCGAGAGGTGGCCAACCATCTCACGGGCGAGCCCGAGCCGATCGATCCGTGGTTGGCGGACGAATACCAGCAGCTCACCCGCCTGGCCCAACTACAGATCGCCGAATCCACTCCTCTCGAAGTCCGGTCGGCGCTCTCGGGGTCGCCAGTCGATCGGGTCAGCTGGGCAACAGAGAACCTTCGCAGCTTCCGCTACCTCGTCGAACCACTGGCGGAGAAGCTCGACACCTCCTCGGGTGGAGGACCACTCGACGCCATACTCAAACCGTTGGGACCGGCCTTGCTCGGCATGCAGATGGGCGTCATGGTTGGGTTCCTCAGTCACCGGGTTCTCGGCCAATTCGATATCGGACTTCCGACCGCCGACGTCCAGGATGTCTACTACGTCGTTCCCAACATCGAGGCGTTCGCCAGAGACAACGGGCTGGAGCCGCAGAATGTGCGCCTGTGGGTGGCCATGCACGAGGTGACCCACCAGGCCGAGTTCTCAGTGCCATGGGTACGGCAGCATTTCTTCGATCTGGTCGAGCGGTACGTCGGGAGCATCGAGGTCGACATGTCCGGGATCACCGACCGCCTGCAGCAGATGCAGGATCCGTCGCAGCTCGAGAAGATGATGGAGGATCCGACCGGCCTGGCCGGACTCCTGTCGACCGAAGCCCAGCTACCGGCTCTCGAGGATGCCCAAGCCCTGATGGCGATGCTCGAAGGATACGGCGACTACATAATGGACCGCGCCGCCACCAAGCTCCTGCCCGATCTCGACCGCCTGCGAGCGGCGATGGACGCCAGGCGGTCGGAACCGGCGCATGGCGAGCAAGGGCTCAACAAGCTGCTCGGACTCGAGCTCAAGCAAGAGCAGTACCGGCTTGGTGCGAGGTTCTGCGCAGAGGTCGAGCGACGCTGGGGCGACGACGCGCTGCACCAGGTCTGGGAGTCTCCGGACCACCTGCCGACACTTGCCGAACTAGAGGACCCGGTCGGCTGGGCGGCGCGAGTACTGCTGGAAGATGGGATCTAG